The sequence ACCACATAGAACACCGGCGTCAGGAAGAGGCCGAAGAGCGTCACGCCGAGCATGCCGCTGAACACCGCGGTACCGAGCGCCTGGCGCATCTCGGCGCCGGGTCCGGTCGCGCGCGCGAGCGGCAGCACGCCCAGGATGAACGCGAACGAGGTCATCAGGATCGGCCGGAGGCGGAGCCGGCTTGCCTCGACGGCGGCCGCGAAGCGGTCCTTGCCCTCTTCCTGCTGCTGCTTGGCGAACTCGACGATGAGCACGGCGTTCTTCGCGGCCAGCCCGATCAGCGTGATGAAGCCGATCTGCGTGATGAGGTTGTTGTCCAGACCTCGCAGCCACGTGCCGAAGAGCGCGAACGGCAGGCACATCGGTGCGATCAGGATGATCGCGAGCGCCAGCGACCAGCTCTCGTACTCGGCAGAATGGACGAGGAACACGAAGAGGACGCAGAGCGGGAAGATGAAGACCGCGGTGTTGCCCGCGAGCTTCGCCTGGTAGGCGATGTCGGTCCATTCGATCTGCATCCCGGGCGGGAGCACCTGCGCCGCCAGCCGCTCCATGGCCGCCAGGGCCGTGCCCTGGCTCCCGCCCGGCGCCGCGTCGCCGTTCACCTCGGCGGCGGGGAACATGTTGTAGCGGACGATCCGATCCGAGCCGCTGCGCCACTCGAGGTTCACGACCGACCCGAGCGGCACCATGCCGGCCGCGTTGTTGCGCGTCTTGATCCGCACGACGTCCTCGGGCTCCGCCCGATAAGCGCCCTCGGCCTGCGCGCGTACCTGGAACGTGCGCCCGAAGCGATTGAAGTCGTTGACGTACACGGACCCGAGGTAGACCTGCAGCGTGTCGAAGACGTTCGCGAGCGGGACGCCGAGCTTCTCCGCCTTCACGCGGTCGATGTCGGCGTACAGCTGCGGGGCCGAGGCGCGGAAGGTGGTGAACACCCGGGCAACGTCCGGATCGCCGCGCGCCGCGCCGACGTAGGCGTCGGTCGCCTCCTGCAGCGCGCGGAACCCCTGCCCGGCGCGATCCTGGACGAGGAGCTTGAACCCGCCCGAGGTGCCGAGGCCCTGCACGGGCGGCGGTGGGATCACGAAGATGCTCG comes from Deltaproteobacteria bacterium and encodes:
- a CDS encoding efflux RND transporter permease subunit; the protein is LATPGVQFAVAFAGFSGATRANSANAGAIFVGPKPWEERRHGPTANELIATLQRRLSDIEEASIFVIPPPPVQGLGTSGGFKLLVQDRAGQGFRALQEATDAYVGAARGDPDVARVFTTFRASAPQLYADIDRVKAEKLGVPLANVFDTLQVYLGSVYVNDFNRFGRTFQVRAQAEGAYRAEPEDVVRIKTRNNAAGMVPLGSVVNLEWRSGSDRIVRYNMFPAAEVNGDAAPGGSQGTALAAMERLAAQVLPPGMQIEWTDIAYQAKLAGNTAVFIFPLCVLFVFLVHSAEYESWSLALAIILIAPMCLPFALFGTWLRGLDNNLITQIGFITLIGLAAKNAVLIVEFAKQQQEEGKDRFAAAVEASRLRLRPILMTSFAFILGVLPLARATGPGAEMRQALGTAVFSGMLGVTLFGLFLTPVFYVVLRRSAAARAVARERASERAAPRVPPETAGELGRG